One region of Mycolicibacterium rhodesiae NBB3 genomic DNA includes:
- a CDS encoding arabinosyltransferase domain-containing protein — MTGDGATGTNHRTARLIAIVAGLIGAALAIATPLLPVEQTTAQLNWPQNGVLQSVDAPLIGYVATDLTISVPCSAAAGLTGQENRGRAVLLSTVPKQAPKAIDRGLLIERVNNDLLVIVRNTPVVSAPLDQVLSPACQRLEFTARADKVTGEFVGLVSAPDSDDPGSPLRGERGGYDFRPQIVGVFTDLSGPAPPGLTFSATLDTRYSSSPTLLKLLAMIVGVALTLVSLAALHLLDTADGRAVKRFLPPRWWSIKPLDGVVTAVLVWWHFVGANTADDGYILTMARVSEHAGYMANYYRWFGTPEAPFGWYYDLLALWAHVSTNSVWMRLPTLAMALACWWVISREVLPRLGQAVKTSQAAAWTAAGLFLAFWLPLNNGLRPEPIIALGILLTWCSVERGVATSRLLPVAIAIIIGALTLFSGPTGIAAVGALLVAVGPLKTIVAAHTSRFGYLALLAPILAASTVTIILIFRDQTLIGELQANTFKSAVGPSLSWFDEHIRYERLFTTSPDGSVARRFAVLTLLLTLAVSVAMSLRKYRIPGTALGPSRRIIGITVISFLALMFTPTKWTHHFGVFAGLAGSLGALAAVAVTAVAMRSRRNRAVFAAAVLFVMALSFATVNGWWYVSNFGVPWSNQFPEWNFGFTTFLLGLSVIALLLAAWFHFSGRDVSPPGPPSRWQRIVQSPLAIATWLLVVFEVASLTLAMTDQYPAWSVGRSNLEAVAGKDCGMAEDVLVEQDPNEAMLKPVDAPVADALGAVAADGFGPNGIPSDVSADEVASGPGTATNFADTPEAEETAGEAGTEGGTTAAAGVNGSRARLPYGLDPATTPVMGSWRSGTQQPAALRSAWYRLPPKDQRGPLLVVAAAGRFDPGEVTLQWATDDQADANEPGGGVGFADVGAVPAWRNLRAPMAAIPDDATQVRLAATDDDLNPQHWIAVTPPRIPALRTLQDVVGTEDPVLLDWLVGLAFPCQRPFGHQYGVTEVPKWRILPDRFGAEANSPVMDYLGGGPLGITELLVRATTVPSYLADDWFRDWGALQQLTPWYPNAAPARLELGSATRSGLWSPAPLRLS; from the coding sequence GTGACCGGAGACGGGGCCACCGGGACGAACCACCGGACTGCGCGACTGATCGCCATTGTCGCGGGGCTTATCGGTGCCGCGTTGGCGATCGCCACCCCCCTGCTGCCGGTGGAGCAGACCACCGCGCAGCTGAACTGGCCGCAGAACGGCGTCCTGCAGAGCGTCGACGCCCCACTGATCGGCTACGTGGCCACCGACCTGACGATCAGCGTGCCGTGCAGCGCCGCCGCCGGGCTCACCGGACAGGAGAACCGCGGCCGGGCCGTGTTGCTGTCGACGGTGCCCAAGCAGGCGCCGAAGGCGATCGATCGCGGACTGCTCATCGAACGGGTGAACAACGACCTGCTCGTGATCGTCCGCAACACACCGGTCGTCAGCGCGCCGCTGGACCAGGTGCTCAGCCCGGCCTGTCAGCGACTCGAGTTCACCGCCCGCGCCGACAAGGTCACCGGCGAATTCGTCGGTCTGGTGTCGGCTCCCGACTCCGACGACCCGGGCTCACCCCTGCGCGGTGAGCGCGGCGGCTACGACTTCCGCCCGCAGATCGTCGGTGTCTTCACCGACCTGTCCGGTCCCGCACCGCCCGGGTTGACGTTCTCGGCGACCCTGGACACCCGCTACAGCAGCTCCCCGACGCTTCTGAAGCTGCTGGCGATGATCGTCGGGGTTGCACTGACCCTGGTATCGCTGGCGGCGCTTCATCTGCTCGACACCGCCGACGGCAGAGCGGTGAAACGCTTCCTGCCGCCGCGGTGGTGGTCGATCAAACCGCTCGACGGCGTCGTCACCGCGGTGCTGGTGTGGTGGCACTTCGTCGGCGCCAACACCGCCGACGACGGCTACATCCTCACGATGGCCCGGGTGTCCGAGCACGCCGGATACATGGCCAACTACTACCGCTGGTTCGGCACCCCCGAAGCGCCGTTCGGCTGGTACTACGACCTGCTGGCGTTGTGGGCGCACGTCAGCACCAACAGCGTGTGGATGCGGCTGCCCACCCTTGCGATGGCACTGGCGTGCTGGTGGGTGATCAGCCGCGAGGTACTACCGCGGCTGGGCCAGGCCGTCAAGACCAGCCAGGCCGCGGCGTGGACAGCGGCAGGGTTGTTCCTGGCCTTCTGGCTGCCGCTGAACAACGGGCTGCGTCCCGAACCCATCATCGCGCTCGGCATCCTGCTCACCTGGTGTTCGGTGGAGCGCGGGGTGGCCACCAGCCGGCTGCTACCAGTGGCGATCGCCATCATCATCGGGGCGCTGACGCTGTTCTCCGGACCCACCGGCATCGCCGCCGTAGGCGCGCTGCTGGTCGCCGTCGGACCGCTGAAAACCATTGTGGCCGCCCATACTTCGCGGTTCGGTTATCTGGCTCTACTGGCACCGATCCTCGCGGCATCCACGGTCACGATCATCCTGATCTTCCGCGATCAGACGTTGATCGGCGAACTACAGGCCAACACGTTCAAGTCGGCCGTCGGGCCGAGCCTGAGCTGGTTCGACGAACACATCCGTTACGAACGGCTGTTCACCACGAGCCCCGACGGTTCGGTCGCCCGCCGGTTCGCGGTGCTCACACTGCTGCTGACCCTTGCGGTGTCGGTGGCGATGTCGCTGCGTAAGTACCGGATCCCCGGGACCGCGCTGGGACCGAGTCGACGCATCATCGGCATCACCGTCATCTCGTTCCTCGCGCTGATGTTCACCCCCACCAAGTGGACGCATCACTTCGGCGTCTTCGCCGGGTTGGCCGGATCGCTCGGCGCGTTGGCCGCCGTCGCCGTCACCGCGGTCGCGATGCGTTCGCGCCGCAATCGCGCGGTGTTCGCCGCCGCAGTGCTCTTCGTGATGGCGCTCTCGTTCGCGACCGTGAACGGGTGGTGGTACGTCTCCAACTTCGGCGTGCCGTGGAGCAACCAGTTCCCGGAGTGGAACTTCGGTTTCACCACCTTCCTGCTCGGGCTCTCGGTCATCGCGCTGCTGCTTGCGGCGTGGTTCCACTTCTCCGGCCGCGACGTGTCTCCGCCCGGGCCGCCGAGCCGATGGCAACGTATTGTCCAGTCGCCGTTGGCAATTGCGACATGGCTGCTCGTCGTGTTCGAGGTGGCATCGCTGACCCTCGCGATGACCGACCAGTATCCGGCGTGGAGCGTCGGACGATCGAACCTGGAGGCGGTGGCGGGCAAGGACTGCGGGATGGCCGAAGACGTCCTCGTCGAACAGGACCCGAACGAAGCCATGCTGAAACCGGTGGACGCACCGGTCGCCGACGCGCTCGGCGCGGTGGCGGCCGACGGCTTCGGGCCCAACGGGATTCCGTCGGACGTGTCGGCCGACGAGGTCGCAAGCGGCCCCGGCACCGCCACCAACTTCGCCGATACCCCCGAGGCGGAGGAGACCGCGGGCGAGGCGGGCACCGAGGGCGGCACCACCGCGGCGGCGGGCGTCAACGGATCGCGGGCGCGCCTGCCGTACGGCCTCGACCCGGCGACCACGCCGGTCATGGGCAGCTGGCGCAGCGGCACTCAGCAGCCCGCCGCGCTGCGGTCAGCGTGGTACCGACTGCCGCCCAAGGATCAGCGCGGACCCCTGCTCGTGGTCGCCGCCGCCGGACGCTTCGACCCGGGCGAGGTCACGCTCCAGTGGGCCACCGACGACCAGGCCGATGCGAATGAGCCGGGCGGCGGCGTCGGGTTCGCCGACGTCGGCGCAGTGCCGGCGTGGCGCAACCTGCGCGCGCCGATGGCCGCCATCCCGGACGACGCCACCCAGGTGCGGCTTGCCGCCACCGACGACGACCTCAATCCGCAGCACTGGATCGCCGTCACGCCGCCGCGCATCCCGGCGCTGCGCACGCTGCAAGACGTCGTGGGCACCGAGGATCCGGTGTTGCTGGACTGGCTGGTGGGTCTCGCGTTCCCCTGCCAGCGTCCCTTCGGTCACCAGTACGGGGTCACCGAGGTGCCCAAGTGGCGGATCCTGCCCGACCGGTTCGGCGCCGAGGCCAATTCCCCGGTCATGGACTACCTCGGCGGCGGTCCGCTGGGCATCACGGAACTGCTGGTGCGAGCCACCACCGTGCCCAGTTATCTCGCCGACGACTGGTTCCGCGACTGGGGCGCGCTGCAGCAACTCACGCCGTGGTACCCCAATGCGGCACCGGCCCGACTGGAACTGGGATCGGCCACGCGCAGCGGGCTGTGGAGCCCGGCGCCGCTGCGGCTGTCTTGA
- a CDS encoding FAD-binding oxidoreductase, with product MSEKLPTTSRALTGFGRTAPSVAQVLSTPDVDVIANAVREANDPAPSSPTFLRRGILARGLGRSYGDQACNGGGLVIDMTVLNRIHSVSADTAVADVDAGVSLDQLMKAALPFGLWVPVLPGTRQVTVGGAIASDIHGKNHHSAGSFGNHVVSMDLLMADGEVRTLTPDGPESELFWATVGGNGLTGIVLRASIAMTRTETAYFIADGVATKDLDETVAVHLDGSEDRYTYSSAWFDLISPPPKLGRAAVSRGSLATLDQLPPKLAKNPLKFDAPQLLTVPDVFPVSAMNKLSFMAIGEVYYRLGGTYSGKIMNLSQFYHMLDLVSGWNNAYGPAGFAQHQFLVPPDALDEFKAIIRWIQTRGHYSALNVFKLFGPGNRAPLSFPMAGWNVAMDFPNKAGINEFLNELDDRVMQFGGRVYTAKDSRVSAERFHKMYPLIDEWIAVRRKADPNGVFASDMARRLELL from the coding sequence ATGTCCGAGAAGCTTCCGACGACCTCGCGCGCCCTGACCGGGTTCGGGCGCACCGCACCGTCAGTCGCGCAGGTGCTCTCCACACCGGACGTCGACGTGATCGCCAACGCCGTCCGCGAAGCCAACGACCCAGCGCCGTCCAGCCCGACCTTCCTGCGCCGCGGCATCCTCGCGCGGGGTCTCGGCCGCTCCTACGGCGACCAGGCGTGCAACGGCGGCGGTCTCGTCATCGACATGACCGTGCTGAACCGAATCCATTCGGTGAGCGCCGACACCGCGGTGGCCGACGTCGATGCCGGTGTGAGCCTGGACCAGCTGATGAAGGCGGCTCTTCCGTTCGGCCTGTGGGTTCCGGTGCTCCCGGGGACGCGGCAGGTCACCGTCGGTGGCGCCATCGCTTCTGACATTCACGGCAAGAACCACCACAGTGCCGGCAGCTTCGGCAACCACGTGGTGTCGATGGACCTGCTGATGGCCGACGGCGAGGTACGCACCCTCACGCCGGACGGACCGGAGAGCGAATTGTTCTGGGCCACCGTCGGCGGAAACGGGCTGACGGGCATCGTGCTGCGTGCGAGCATCGCGATGACCCGGACCGAGACCGCGTACTTCATCGCCGACGGGGTGGCCACCAAGGACCTCGACGAAACGGTCGCCGTGCACCTCGACGGCAGCGAAGATCGCTACACCTACTCCAGCGCGTGGTTCGACCTGATCAGCCCGCCGCCCAAGCTCGGCCGCGCCGCAGTCAGCCGCGGAAGCCTCGCCACGCTGGACCAGCTGCCGCCGAAGCTCGCCAAGAATCCGCTGAAATTCGATGCGCCGCAACTACTCACGGTGCCCGACGTGTTCCCGGTGAGCGCGATGAACAAGCTGTCGTTCATGGCGATCGGCGAGGTGTACTACCGGCTCGGCGGAACCTACAGCGGCAAGATCATGAACCTGTCGCAGTTCTATCACATGCTCGACCTGGTCAGCGGGTGGAACAATGCCTACGGCCCAGCGGGTTTCGCGCAACATCAGTTCCTGGTGCCCCCCGATGCGCTCGACGAGTTCAAGGCGATCATCCGCTGGATCCAGACCCGCGGACACTACTCCGCGCTGAACGTCTTCAAGCTTTTCGGTCCCGGCAACCGGGCGCCGCTGAGCTTCCCGATGGCCGGCTGGAACGTCGCTATGGACTTCCCGAACAAAGCCGGGATCAACGAATTCCTCAACGAGCTCGACGACCGCGTCATGCAGTTCGGTGGACGGGTCTACACCGCGAAGGACTCCAGGGTCAGCGCAGAGAGATTTCACAAGATGTACCCGCTGATCGACGAGTGGATCGCGGTGCGCCGCAAGGCCGATCCGAACGGCGTGTTCGCATCCGACATGGCCCGACGCTTGGAGCTGCTGTAA
- a CDS encoding decaprenylphospho-beta-D-erythro-pentofuranosid-2-ulose 2-reductase: protein MVLDATGNPQTILLLGGTSEIGLAICERFLRNAHARIVLADVPGHPKRDDAIAQVEAAGAKSVEWIDFDGVDTESHPKVIDAAFAEGDVDVAIVAFGLLGDAEELWQNQRKAVQIAEINYTAAVSVGVLLGEKMRAQGFGRIIAMSSAAGERVRRSNFVYGSTKAGLDGFYLGLGEALREFGVRVLVIRPGQVRTGTTIAHWKATGAKEAPFTVDKEDVAELAVTASAKGKELVWAPGAFRYVMMVIRHIPRAVMRKLPI from the coding sequence ATGGTTCTTGATGCCACCGGTAACCCACAGACCATCCTGCTGCTCGGCGGTACCTCCGAGATCGGGCTGGCGATATGCGAGCGCTTCCTGCGCAACGCGCACGCACGCATCGTGCTGGCCGACGTCCCGGGCCACCCGAAGCGCGATGACGCCATCGCCCAGGTGGAGGCCGCGGGCGCGAAGTCTGTGGAGTGGATCGACTTCGACGGCGTCGACACCGAGAGCCACCCCAAGGTGATCGACGCGGCCTTCGCCGAAGGGGACGTAGATGTGGCGATCGTCGCGTTCGGTCTGCTCGGCGACGCCGAGGAACTGTGGCAGAACCAGCGAAAGGCCGTGCAGATCGCCGAGATCAACTACACCGCAGCGGTTTCCGTCGGTGTGCTGCTCGGCGAGAAGATGCGCGCCCAGGGCTTCGGCCGGATCATCGCGATGAGTTCGGCCGCCGGTGAACGGGTGCGGCGGTCCAATTTCGTGTACGGGTCGACCAAGGCCGGTCTGGACGGTTTCTATCTCGGGCTCGGCGAGGCCCTGCGCGAGTTCGGTGTCCGCGTCCTGGTGATCAGGCCCGGACAGGTGCGCACCGGAACCACGATCGCGCACTGGAAGGCCACCGGCGCCAAGGAGGCGCCGTTCACCGTCGACAAGGAAGACGTCGCCGAACTCGCGGTCACGGCGTCGGCCAAGGGCAAGGAACTGGTGTGGGCGCCAGGGGCGTTCAGGTACGTGATGATGGTGATCCGGCACATTCCGCGCGCCGTCATGCGCAAGCTCCCGATCTAG
- a CDS encoding arabinosyltransferase domain-containing protein has protein sequence MPRDDHERTPGSARLIAVVAGIAGLLLCGLVPLLPVQQTTATILWPQASGPDGLITDITAPLVSGAPLALDLSIPCQAIATLPPAGGLVVSTVPSNGIDASRNGLFVRATEDVVVVAVRDSVAAVAPRPAVESGGCSTLHIWANPGEVGADFIGIPDAAGTLSAEKKPQVAGVFTELKVAAQAGLSGRIDIDTRFITTPTPLKLAVMVLGVVCVIASMVAMAVLDRRGSRACGDAWRRFWRVGWATWLADVGVIGTLLLWHIIGALSSDDGYNLTIARVSADAGYTANYYRFFGTTEAPFDWYQSVLAHLAAISTASVWMRIPATLAGIGAWLILSRWVLPRLGRRLAANRVTVWTAGAVFLAAWLPFNNGLRPEPLIAFGVIAAWALVEYAIGTRRLLPYAVAIVVAAFSVTLAPQGLIAVAPLLVGARAVVRIVRRRRPVDGLIAPLATLGSSAALIFVIIFRDQTLATVAESARIKYVVGPTIAWYQDFLRYYFLLVEDSVDASLTRRFAVLVLLVCLFGMLTVLLRGSTVPGMARGPVWRLIGTTAIGLLLLTFTPTKWTAQFGAFAALAGALGAVTAFSFARVGLHSRRNVALYVTALLFVLGWATAGINGWFYVGNYGVPWFDKQPVIAGIPVLTIFLVLAILAGLLAGWLHFRMDYAGHTEVANTGRNRALASTPLLVVAVIMVVLEVGSLAKGAAQRYPAYTIAQANAAALTSGLSSTSCAMADAVLVEPDTNAGMLQPVPGQKVGEYGPLGGEDPVGFTPNGVSDTLEPAEPVTANPGLANSDGSPNEPNVGIGYAAGTGGGYGPVGVNGSNAFLPFGLDPKRTPVMGSYDENTVAAKVTSAWYELPPRTPDRPLVTVAAAGAIWYYEEDGSFNYGQSLKLQWGVHRPDGSYQALGDVQPIDIFPQKAWRNLRFPLAWAPPEANVARIVADDPNLSDDQWFAFTPPRVPVLETAQQLLGSQTPVMLDIATAANFPCQRPFSEHLGVAELPEYRIQPNFKQMVSSSNKWQSAEDGGPFLFIQALLRTTAVPSYLRDDWYRDWGSIERYDRVVPATRAPNADVQQGTTQVFGWSRNGPIRALP, from the coding sequence GTGCCACGCGACGACCATGAGCGGACCCCCGGGTCTGCGCGTCTGATCGCCGTCGTCGCGGGCATCGCAGGGCTGCTGCTGTGCGGGCTCGTTCCGCTGCTGCCGGTCCAGCAGACCACCGCCACCATCCTGTGGCCGCAGGCGTCGGGTCCCGACGGGCTGATCACCGACATCACCGCGCCGCTGGTATCAGGCGCACCGCTGGCCCTCGACCTCTCGATTCCGTGCCAGGCGATCGCCACGCTGCCACCGGCCGGCGGGCTCGTGGTGTCGACAGTCCCTTCGAACGGTATCGACGCCAGCCGCAACGGCCTGTTCGTGCGCGCCACCGAAGACGTCGTGGTGGTCGCGGTCCGCGACTCGGTGGCCGCTGTCGCACCTCGGCCCGCCGTAGAGTCCGGCGGGTGCAGCACGCTGCACATCTGGGCCAACCCCGGCGAGGTCGGCGCGGACTTCATCGGCATCCCCGACGCGGCCGGCACCCTCTCAGCGGAGAAAAAGCCACAGGTTGCGGGTGTCTTCACGGAGCTGAAAGTCGCGGCGCAGGCGGGTCTGTCGGGCCGCATCGACATCGACACCCGCTTCATCACCACACCCACACCGCTGAAGCTGGCCGTCATGGTGCTCGGGGTGGTCTGTGTCATCGCCTCAATGGTGGCGATGGCCGTGCTGGACCGCCGGGGGAGCCGCGCCTGCGGCGACGCGTGGCGACGGTTCTGGCGGGTGGGCTGGGCCACCTGGCTGGCTGACGTCGGCGTCATAGGGACGCTGCTGCTGTGGCACATCATCGGCGCCTTGTCGTCGGACGACGGCTACAACCTGACCATCGCCCGCGTATCGGCCGACGCCGGCTACACCGCGAACTACTACCGCTTCTTCGGCACCACCGAGGCGCCGTTCGACTGGTATCAATCCGTGCTCGCACATCTCGCGGCGATCAGCACTGCCAGCGTCTGGATGCGCATCCCTGCGACCCTTGCAGGCATCGGCGCCTGGCTGATCCTGAGCCGCTGGGTGCTGCCCCGGCTCGGCAGGAGGCTCGCGGCCAACCGCGTCACCGTGTGGACGGCCGGAGCGGTGTTCCTCGCGGCCTGGCTGCCGTTCAACAACGGTCTGCGACCCGAGCCGCTCATCGCGTTCGGTGTCATCGCCGCGTGGGCGCTGGTCGAATACGCCATCGGCACCCGACGCCTGCTGCCGTACGCGGTCGCCATCGTGGTCGCAGCGTTCTCGGTGACCCTTGCGCCGCAGGGCCTCATCGCGGTGGCGCCTCTACTCGTGGGCGCGCGGGCCGTCGTTCGGATCGTCCGCCGCCGTCGGCCGGTCGACGGCCTGATCGCTCCGCTGGCCACATTGGGCTCTTCGGCCGCGCTGATCTTCGTGATCATCTTCCGCGACCAGACCCTGGCCACCGTCGCCGAGTCCGCACGTATCAAATACGTCGTCGGCCCGACCATCGCGTGGTACCAGGACTTCCTGCGCTACTACTTCCTCCTCGTCGAGGACAGCGTCGACGCCTCGCTGACGCGTCGCTTCGCGGTGCTGGTGCTGCTGGTGTGCCTGTTCGGCATGCTGACCGTCCTTTTGCGTGGGAGCACGGTTCCCGGCATGGCGCGCGGGCCCGTGTGGCGGCTGATCGGCACGACGGCTATCGGCCTGCTGCTGCTGACGTTCACGCCGACCAAATGGACCGCCCAGTTCGGTGCGTTCGCCGCGCTGGCGGGTGCGCTCGGCGCGGTCACCGCGTTCTCGTTCGCCAGGGTCGGGCTGCACAGCCGCCGCAACGTCGCGCTGTATGTGACGGCGCTGCTGTTCGTCTTGGGTTGGGCGACAGCAGGTATCAACGGGTGGTTCTATGTCGGCAACTACGGGGTGCCATGGTTCGACAAGCAGCCGGTGATCGCCGGCATCCCGGTGCTGACCATCTTCCTGGTGCTAGCGATACTGGCCGGTCTCCTTGCCGGCTGGCTGCACTTCCGCATGGACTACGCCGGTCACACCGAGGTCGCCAACACCGGCCGTAACCGGGCGCTGGCGTCGACGCCGCTGCTCGTCGTCGCCGTCATCATGGTCGTGCTCGAGGTCGGTTCGCTGGCCAAGGGCGCCGCGCAGCGCTATCCCGCGTATACCATTGCGCAGGCCAACGCCGCGGCACTGACATCAGGTCTATCGTCCACGAGCTGCGCGATGGCCGACGCCGTCCTCGTCGAACCCGACACGAATGCCGGTATGCTGCAACCGGTTCCGGGTCAGAAGGTCGGTGAGTACGGTCCACTCGGCGGCGAGGATCCGGTCGGTTTCACCCCGAACGGTGTCAGCGACACGTTGGAGCCCGCTGAGCCCGTTACCGCCAATCCGGGTCTGGCGAACTCCGACGGATCCCCCAACGAGCCGAACGTCGGCATCGGCTATGCGGCGGGCACCGGCGGGGGCTACGGACCGGTCGGCGTCAACGGATCGAACGCCTTCCTGCCGTTCGGCCTCGACCCGAAGCGCACGCCCGTGATGGGCAGTTACGACGAGAATACCGTTGCGGCCAAGGTGACTTCGGCGTGGTACGAACTGCCGCCGCGGACGCCGGACCGGCCGCTGGTGACGGTCGCCGCCGCCGGCGCCATCTGGTACTACGAGGAGGACGGCTCGTTCAACTACGGGCAGTCGCTGAAGCTGCAGTGGGGTGTGCACCGCCCCGACGGCAGCTATCAGGCGCTCGGGGATGTGCAGCCCATCGACATCTTCCCCCAAAAGGCCTGGCGGAATTTGCGTTTCCCGCTGGCGTGGGCACCGCCGGAGGCCAATGTCGCGCGCATCGTCGCCGATGACCCCAACCTGTCTGACGATCAGTGGTTCGCGTTCACCCCGCCGCGGGTGCCCGTGCTCGAGACCGCGCAACAACTCCTCGGGTCGCAGACGCCGGTGATGCTGGACATCGCGACCGCAGCGAACTTCCCGTGCCAGCGGCCGTTCTCAGAACATCTGGGCGTCGCCGAACTGCCGGAGTACCGCATCCAGCCCAACTTCAAGCAGATGGTGTCGTCGTCGAACAAGTGGCAGTCCGCCGAGGACGGCGGCCCGTTCCTGTTCATCCAGGCGCTGCTGCGCACCACCGCCGTCCCGAGTTACCTGCGTGACGACTGGTACCGCGACTGGGGTTCGATCGAGCGCTACGACCGGGTGGTGCCTGCGACGCGGGCTCCGAATGCCGACGTTCAGCAGGGCACGACGCAGGTCTTCGGCTGGAGCCGTAACGGACCGATCAGGGCCTTGCCATGA
- a CDS encoding galactan 5-O-arabinofuranosyltransferase — MRAALATLGQMAVAVIIAVTVTAVSLVAIARVEWPAYNSSNQLHALTTVGQFVCLAGLFACGLLWRRGRRVIARIGTALFLSAFSVVTLAMPLGATKLYLFGISVDQQFRTEYLTRFADSPALHDMTYYGLPPFYPPGWFWIGGRMAALSGTPAWEMFKPWAIISITVAVVLAFVLWAAMIRFEYALIVSTVTTAATLAYSPAEPYAAVITVLLPPVFVLAWSGLRGGKSYGVEGGRTRAGWAAVIATGVFLGVAALFYSLLLGYAAFTLTIMALVVAIARRSFGPLLRLLVIAAISGAMWLIGLGPWLLAASKGTPAESGTAQHYLPEAGANLEFPMLRFTLLGALCMLGTLWLVWRARSSTRAGALTVAVLAVYAWSLLSMLTTLVGTTLLSFRLQPTLTVLLAAAGAFGFIEVALAVAHRYQPETRRRVVALAAALGTLGALTFSQDIPDVLRSDIVVAYTDTDGNGQRADRRPPGAERYYREIDARIAEVTGRPRDETVVLTADYSFLSYYPYYGFQGLTSHYANPLAQFEKRAETIEGWATLTDADQFVSSLDSLPWKAPDVFLMRRGADDTYTLRLASDVYPNQPNVRRYHVALDEALFDDPRFDVSDIGPFVLAIRLPNYDQAP; from the coding sequence ATGCGGGCTGCGCTGGCCACACTGGGCCAGATGGCGGTGGCGGTCATCATCGCGGTGACCGTCACGGCGGTGTCGCTCGTCGCGATCGCCCGGGTGGAATGGCCGGCCTACAACTCGTCGAACCAGCTGCATGCTCTGACCACCGTCGGCCAATTCGTCTGCCTGGCCGGCCTTTTCGCATGCGGACTCCTGTGGCGGCGGGGTCGCCGCGTCATCGCGCGGATCGGGACCGCGCTGTTCCTGTCCGCGTTCTCGGTCGTCACGCTCGCGATGCCGCTGGGTGCGACGAAGCTGTATCTGTTCGGCATCTCGGTCGATCAGCAGTTCCGCACCGAGTACCTCACCCGTTTCGCCGACAGCCCGGCCCTGCACGACATGACCTACTACGGGCTGCCCCCGTTCTATCCGCCCGGCTGGTTCTGGATCGGCGGCCGCATGGCGGCGCTGAGCGGCACGCCCGCATGGGAGATGTTCAAACCCTGGGCGATCATCTCGATCACGGTCGCCGTCGTGCTCGCGTTCGTGTTGTGGGCCGCGATGATTCGCTTCGAGTATGCGTTGATCGTCTCGACGGTCACCACCGCTGCCACGCTGGCGTATTCACCCGCCGAGCCCTATGCCGCCGTCATCACCGTGCTACTGCCCCCTGTGTTCGTGCTGGCCTGGTCGGGGCTGCGGGGTGGCAAGTCGTACGGGGTGGAGGGCGGGAGAACGCGAGCTGGTTGGGCGGCCGTCATCGCGACCGGGGTGTTTCTCGGCGTCGCGGCGCTGTTCTACTCACTGCTACTGGGCTATGCCGCCTTCACCCTGACGATCATGGCGCTCGTCGTCGCCATTGCGCGCCGCTCGTTCGGTCCGCTGCTCAGATTGCTTGTCATCGCCGCGATCTCCGGCGCCATGTGGCTGATCGGTCTCGGCCCGTGGCTGCTGGCCGCCAGCAAGGGCACTCCCGCCGAGTCCGGCACGGCACAGCACTATCTGCCGGAGGCGGGCGCGAACCTCGAATTCCCGATGCTGCGCTTCACCCTGCTGGGTGCGCTCTGCATGCTCGGCACGCTGTGGCTGGTGTGGCGCGCCCGTTCGTCGACCCGCGCAGGCGCGTTGACCGTCGCTGTCCTTGCCGTCTACGCGTGGTCGCTGCTGTCTATGCTCACCACGCTCGTCGGCACCACGCTGTTGTCGTTCCGACTGCAGCCGACACTCACGGTGCTGCTGGCTGCCGCTGGTGCGTTCGGCTTCATCGAGGTGGCGCTGGCGGTCGCACACCGGTACCAGCCCGAAACACGCAGGCGCGTGGTCGCCCTGGCCGCGGCCCTGGGCACCCTCGGTGCGCTGACGTTCAGCCAGGACATCCCCGACGTGCTGCGGTCCGACATCGTCGTCGCCTACACCGACACCGACGGCAACGGCCAGCGTGCCGACCGCAGGCCACCCGGCGCCGAGCGCTACTACCGCGAGATCGACGCCAGGATCGCCGAGGTGACGGGGCGGCCACGCGACGAGACCGTCGTGCTCACCGCCGATTACAGCTTCCTGTCGTACTACCCCTACTACGGGTTCCAGGGGCTCACCTCGCACTACGCCAACCCGCTCGCCCAGTTCGAGAAGCGCGCCGAGACCATCGAGGGCTGGGCGACGCTGACCGACGCCGATCAATTCGTTTCCAGCCTGGATTCGCTGCCGTGGAAAGCACCTGACGTGTTCCTGATGCGCCGCGGCGCCGACGACACCTACACGCTGCGGCTGGCCTCCGATGTGTATCCCAACCAGCCCAACGTGCGCCGCTACCACGTCGCGCTCGACGAGGCGCTGTTCGACGATCCGCGCTTTGACGTGTCCGATATCGGGCCGTTCGTGCTGGCCATTCGGCTGCCCAATTACGATCAAGCCCCGTGA